One Microcebus murinus isolate Inina chromosome 7, M.murinus_Inina_mat1.0, whole genome shotgun sequence genomic region harbors:
- the ZNF7 gene encoding zinc finger protein 7 isoform X5, whose amino-acid sequence MEVVTFGDVAVHFSREEWQCLDPGQRALYREVMLENHSSVAGLGFLVFKPELISRLEQGQEPWVLDLQGMEGTEAPRTSQTDYIIRTGSEQVYEDMDILKSESPRKMVRIPPQDFTQSPGLGDISDVEFWSESHLSSPGVRVMDSVFQKNCLNEQTVAHKTLTKDSVQGHKELGGSGLDCQSEKTQRESTEGTLQRCEVCGKDFKSTSDITLHWEINTQKKPNRCHECQKNLPDCLNPSNCHGEKPYECLECGKVFRLCSQLNQHQRIHTGEKPFKCIECGKAFRLSSKLIQHQRIHTGEKPYRCEECGKAFGQSSSLIHHQRIHTGERPYGCRECGKAFSQQSQLVRHQRTHTGERPYSCKECGKAFSQSSTLVQHQRMHAGEKSQIPRVSDSSSLVAHQRIHAVEKPFKCDECGKAFRWISRLSQHQLIHTGEKPYKCNKCTKAFGCSSRLIRHQRTHTGEKPFKCDECGKGFVQGSHLIQHQRIHTGEKPYVCNDCGKAFSQSSSLIYHQRIHKGEKPYECLQCGKAFSMSTQLTIHQRVHTGERPYKCNECGKAFSQNSTLFQHQIIHAGVKPYECSECGKAFSRSSYLIEHQRIHTRAQWYYEYGNTLEGSNFVNRKKVNTVKKLHQCDDCEKIFRWRSHLIIHQRIHTGEKPYKCNDCGKAFNRSSRLTQHQKIHMG is encoded by the exons ATG GAGGTGGTGACGTTTGGCGATGTGGCTGTGCACTTCTCTCGGGAGGAGTGGCAGTGTCTGGACCCTGGCCAGAGGGCCCTCTACAGGGAGGTGATGCTGGAGAACCACAGCAGTGTGGCTGGACTAG GATTCCTGGTCTTCAAGCCTGAGCTGATCTCCCGGCTGGAGCAGGGACAGGAGCCATGGGTCCTCGACCTGCAGGGAATGGAGGGGACAGAGGCACCAAGGACCTCTCAGACAG ATTATATAATTAGGACTGGCAGTGAACAGGTCTATGAGGACATGGACATTCTAAAATCAGAATCCCCGAGGAAGATGGTCAGAATCCCGCCCCAGGATTTTACTCAGAGTCCTGGCCTTGGAGACATTTCTGATGTTGAGTTCTGGTCAGAGAGTCATCTGAGCAGTCCTGGGGTAAGAGTGATGGACTCTGTCTTCCAGAAAAACTGTTTGAATGAGCAGACAGTGGCTCACAAGACCCTAACCAAGGACAGTGTCCAAGGACATAAGGAGCTGGGGGGCAGTGGCCTGGATTGCCAGTCTGAAAAAACTCAGAGAGAGAGTACAGAAGGGACTCTCCAGAGATGTGAGGTTTGTGGCAAAGATTTCAAGTCCACTTCAGACATCACTCTGCATTGGGAAATTAATACCCAAAAGAAACCTAACAGATGTCATGAATGCCAAAAAAATTTACCTGACTGCTTGAATCCAAGTAACTGCCATGGGGAAAAGCCATATGAATGTCTGGAGTGTGGGAAAGTTTTCAGGCTATGCTCACAGCTTAATCAGCAtcagagaatccacactggagagaagccattTAAATGCATTGAGTGTGGAAAAGCCTTCCGCCTGAGCTCAAAACTTATTCAGcatcaaagaattcatactggagagaagccataCAGATGTGAGGAGTGTGGGAAAGCTTTTGGTCAGAGCTCAAGCCTCATCCACCATCAgagaatccatacaggagagaggCCCTATGGTTGTCGAGAGtgtgggaaagctttcagtcAGCAGTCACAGCTGGTCAGACACCAgagaactcacactggagagagGCCTTACTCATGCAAGGAGTGTGGGAAGGCCTTCAGCCAGAGTTCAACTCTTGTTCAGCATCAGAGGATGCATGCTGGGGAGAAATCTCAAATCCCCCGAGTCTCCGATAGCTCAAGCCTTGTTGCACATCAGAGAATTCATGCTGTAGAGAAACCGTTTAAGTGTGATGAGTGTGGGAAAGCTTTTAGGTGGATCTCTCGTCTTAGTCAGCATCAGCTGATTCACACTGGGGAGAAACCTTATAAATGCAACAAGTGTACAAAAGCCTTTGGGTGTAGCTCACGGCTTATTCGCCATCAGAGaactcacactggagaaaaaccatTTAAATGTGATGAGTGTGGAAAAGGCTTTGTTCAGGGCTCACACCTTATTCAGCATCAgcgaatccatactggagagaagccttatGTATGTAATGactgtggaaaagcctttagccAGAGCTCCAGCCTTATTTACCATCAGAGAATTCATAAGGGAGAAAAGCCCTATGAATGCCTCcagtgtggaaaagcctttagtaTGAGCACACAACTTACAATACACCAAAGGGTGCACACCGGGGAGAGGCCCTACAAATGTAacgaatgtgggaaagccttcagccAAAACTCCACTCTTTTCCAACACCAGATAATTCATGCAGGTGTGAAGCCCTATGAGTGtagtgaatgtggaaaagccttcagtCGGAGCTCATATCTTATTGAACACCAGCGTATACACACTAGAGCTCAGTGGTATTACGAATATGGGAATACTCTGGAAGGTTCCAACTTTGTGAACCGGAAAAAAGTTAATACTGTAAAGAAACTGCATCAATGTGatgactgtgagaaaatattcagGTGGCGCTCACATCTAATtatacatcagagaattcacaccgGAGAGAAGCCTTATAAATGTAATGACTGTGGCAAAGCTTTTAATCGGAGCTCAAGGCTTACTCAGCATCAGAAAATCCACATGGGATAG
- the ZNF7 gene encoding zinc finger protein 7 isoform X4, whose protein sequence is MEVVTFGDVAVHFSREEWQCLDPGQRALYREVMLENHSSVAGLAGFLVFKPELISRLEQGQEPWVLDLQGMEGTEAPRTSQTDYIIRTGSEQVYEDMDILKSESPRKMVRIPPQDFTQSPGLGDISDVEFWSESHLSSPGVRVMDSVFQKNCLNEQTVAHKTLTKDSVQGHKELGGSGLDCQSEKTQRESTEGTLQRCEVCGKDFKSTSDITLHWEINTQKKPNRCHECQKNLPDCLNPSNCHGEKPYECLECGKVFRLCSQLNQHQRIHTGEKPFKCIECGKAFRLSSKLIQHQRIHTGEKPYRCEECGKAFGQSSSLIHHQRIHTGERPYGCRECGKAFSQQSQLVRHQRTHTGERPYSCKECGKAFSQSSTLVQHQRMHAGEKSQIPRVSDSSSLVAHQRIHAVEKPFKCDECGKAFRWISRLSQHQLIHTGEKPYKCNKCTKAFGCSSRLIRHQRTHTGEKPFKCDECGKGFVQGSHLIQHQRIHTGEKPYVCNDCGKAFSQSSSLIYHQRIHKGEKPYECLQCGKAFSMSTQLTIHQRVHTGERPYKCNECGKAFSQNSTLFQHQIIHAGVKPYECSECGKAFSRSSYLIEHQRIHTRAQWYYEYGNTLEGSNFVNRKKVNTVKKLHQCDDCEKIFRWRSHLIIHQRIHTGEKPYKCNDCGKAFNRSSRLTQHQKIHMG, encoded by the exons ATG GAGGTGGTGACGTTTGGCGATGTGGCTGTGCACTTCTCTCGGGAGGAGTGGCAGTGTCTGGACCCTGGCCAGAGGGCCCTCTACAGGGAGGTGATGCTGGAGAACCACAGCAGTGTGGCTGGACTAG CAGGATTCCTGGTCTTCAAGCCTGAGCTGATCTCCCGGCTGGAGCAGGGACAGGAGCCATGGGTCCTCGACCTGCAGGGAATGGAGGGGACAGAGGCACCAAGGACCTCTCAGACAG ATTATATAATTAGGACTGGCAGTGAACAGGTCTATGAGGACATGGACATTCTAAAATCAGAATCCCCGAGGAAGATGGTCAGAATCCCGCCCCAGGATTTTACTCAGAGTCCTGGCCTTGGAGACATTTCTGATGTTGAGTTCTGGTCAGAGAGTCATCTGAGCAGTCCTGGGGTAAGAGTGATGGACTCTGTCTTCCAGAAAAACTGTTTGAATGAGCAGACAGTGGCTCACAAGACCCTAACCAAGGACAGTGTCCAAGGACATAAGGAGCTGGGGGGCAGTGGCCTGGATTGCCAGTCTGAAAAAACTCAGAGAGAGAGTACAGAAGGGACTCTCCAGAGATGTGAGGTTTGTGGCAAAGATTTCAAGTCCACTTCAGACATCACTCTGCATTGGGAAATTAATACCCAAAAGAAACCTAACAGATGTCATGAATGCCAAAAAAATTTACCTGACTGCTTGAATCCAAGTAACTGCCATGGGGAAAAGCCATATGAATGTCTGGAGTGTGGGAAAGTTTTCAGGCTATGCTCACAGCTTAATCAGCAtcagagaatccacactggagagaagccattTAAATGCATTGAGTGTGGAAAAGCCTTCCGCCTGAGCTCAAAACTTATTCAGcatcaaagaattcatactggagagaagccataCAGATGTGAGGAGTGTGGGAAAGCTTTTGGTCAGAGCTCAAGCCTCATCCACCATCAgagaatccatacaggagagaggCCCTATGGTTGTCGAGAGtgtgggaaagctttcagtcAGCAGTCACAGCTGGTCAGACACCAgagaactcacactggagagagGCCTTACTCATGCAAGGAGTGTGGGAAGGCCTTCAGCCAGAGTTCAACTCTTGTTCAGCATCAGAGGATGCATGCTGGGGAGAAATCTCAAATCCCCCGAGTCTCCGATAGCTCAAGCCTTGTTGCACATCAGAGAATTCATGCTGTAGAGAAACCGTTTAAGTGTGATGAGTGTGGGAAAGCTTTTAGGTGGATCTCTCGTCTTAGTCAGCATCAGCTGATTCACACTGGGGAGAAACCTTATAAATGCAACAAGTGTACAAAAGCCTTTGGGTGTAGCTCACGGCTTATTCGCCATCAGAGaactcacactggagaaaaaccatTTAAATGTGATGAGTGTGGAAAAGGCTTTGTTCAGGGCTCACACCTTATTCAGCATCAgcgaatccatactggagagaagccttatGTATGTAATGactgtggaaaagcctttagccAGAGCTCCAGCCTTATTTACCATCAGAGAATTCATAAGGGAGAAAAGCCCTATGAATGCCTCcagtgtggaaaagcctttagtaTGAGCACACAACTTACAATACACCAAAGGGTGCACACCGGGGAGAGGCCCTACAAATGTAacgaatgtgggaaagccttcagccAAAACTCCACTCTTTTCCAACACCAGATAATTCATGCAGGTGTGAAGCCCTATGAGTGtagtgaatgtggaaaagccttcagtCGGAGCTCATATCTTATTGAACACCAGCGTATACACACTAGAGCTCAGTGGTATTACGAATATGGGAATACTCTGGAAGGTTCCAACTTTGTGAACCGGAAAAAAGTTAATACTGTAAAGAAACTGCATCAATGTGatgactgtgagaaaatattcagGTGGCGCTCACATCTAATtatacatcagagaattcacaccgGAGAGAAGCCTTATAAATGTAATGACTGTGGCAAAGCTTTTAATCGGAGCTCAAGGCTTACTCAGCATCAGAAAATCCACATGGGATAG
- the ZNF7 gene encoding zinc finger protein 7 isoform X3, whose protein sequence is MGSLGCWCVSFQEVVTFGDVAVHFSREEWQCLDPGQRALYREVMLENHSSVAGLAGFLVFKPELISRLEQGQEPWVLDLQGMEGTEAPRTSQTDYIIRTGSEQVYEDMDILKSESPRKMVRIPPQDFTQSPGLGDISDVEFWSESHLSSPGVRVMDSVFQKNCLNEQTVAHKTLTKDSVQGHKELGGSGLDCQSEKTQRESTEGTLQRCEVCGKDFKSTSDITLHWEINTQKKPNRCHECQKNLPDCLNPSNCHGEKPYECLECGKVFRLCSQLNQHQRIHTGEKPFKCIECGKAFRLSSKLIQHQRIHTGEKPYRCEECGKAFGQSSSLIHHQRIHTGERPYGCRECGKAFSQQSQLVRHQRTHTGERPYSCKECGKAFSQSSTLVQHQRMHAGEKSQIPRVSDSSSLVAHQRIHAVEKPFKCDECGKAFRWISRLSQHQLIHTGEKPYKCNKCTKAFGCSSRLIRHQRTHTGEKPFKCDECGKGFVQGSHLIQHQRIHTGEKPYVCNDCGKAFSQSSSLIYHQRIHKGEKPYECLQCGKAFSMSTQLTIHQRVHTGERPYKCNECGKAFSQNSTLFQHQIIHAGVKPYECSECGKAFSRSSYLIEHQRIHTRAQWYYEYGNTLEGSNFVNRKKVNTVKKLHQCDDCEKIFRWRSHLIIHQRIHTGEKPYKCNDCGKAFNRSSRLTQHQKIHMG, encoded by the exons ATG GGATCCCTGGGGTGCTGGTGTGTGTCCTTTCAGGAGGTGGTGACGTTTGGCGATGTGGCTGTGCACTTCTCTCGGGAGGAGTGGCAGTGTCTGGACCCTGGCCAGAGGGCCCTCTACAGGGAGGTGATGCTGGAGAACCACAGCAGTGTGGCTGGACTAG CAGGATTCCTGGTCTTCAAGCCTGAGCTGATCTCCCGGCTGGAGCAGGGACAGGAGCCATGGGTCCTCGACCTGCAGGGAATGGAGGGGACAGAGGCACCAAGGACCTCTCAGACAG ATTATATAATTAGGACTGGCAGTGAACAGGTCTATGAGGACATGGACATTCTAAAATCAGAATCCCCGAGGAAGATGGTCAGAATCCCGCCCCAGGATTTTACTCAGAGTCCTGGCCTTGGAGACATTTCTGATGTTGAGTTCTGGTCAGAGAGTCATCTGAGCAGTCCTGGGGTAAGAGTGATGGACTCTGTCTTCCAGAAAAACTGTTTGAATGAGCAGACAGTGGCTCACAAGACCCTAACCAAGGACAGTGTCCAAGGACATAAGGAGCTGGGGGGCAGTGGCCTGGATTGCCAGTCTGAAAAAACTCAGAGAGAGAGTACAGAAGGGACTCTCCAGAGATGTGAGGTTTGTGGCAAAGATTTCAAGTCCACTTCAGACATCACTCTGCATTGGGAAATTAATACCCAAAAGAAACCTAACAGATGTCATGAATGCCAAAAAAATTTACCTGACTGCTTGAATCCAAGTAACTGCCATGGGGAAAAGCCATATGAATGTCTGGAGTGTGGGAAAGTTTTCAGGCTATGCTCACAGCTTAATCAGCAtcagagaatccacactggagagaagccattTAAATGCATTGAGTGTGGAAAAGCCTTCCGCCTGAGCTCAAAACTTATTCAGcatcaaagaattcatactggagagaagccataCAGATGTGAGGAGTGTGGGAAAGCTTTTGGTCAGAGCTCAAGCCTCATCCACCATCAgagaatccatacaggagagaggCCCTATGGTTGTCGAGAGtgtgggaaagctttcagtcAGCAGTCACAGCTGGTCAGACACCAgagaactcacactggagagagGCCTTACTCATGCAAGGAGTGTGGGAAGGCCTTCAGCCAGAGTTCAACTCTTGTTCAGCATCAGAGGATGCATGCTGGGGAGAAATCTCAAATCCCCCGAGTCTCCGATAGCTCAAGCCTTGTTGCACATCAGAGAATTCATGCTGTAGAGAAACCGTTTAAGTGTGATGAGTGTGGGAAAGCTTTTAGGTGGATCTCTCGTCTTAGTCAGCATCAGCTGATTCACACTGGGGAGAAACCTTATAAATGCAACAAGTGTACAAAAGCCTTTGGGTGTAGCTCACGGCTTATTCGCCATCAGAGaactcacactggagaaaaaccatTTAAATGTGATGAGTGTGGAAAAGGCTTTGTTCAGGGCTCACACCTTATTCAGCATCAgcgaatccatactggagagaagccttatGTATGTAATGactgtggaaaagcctttagccAGAGCTCCAGCCTTATTTACCATCAGAGAATTCATAAGGGAGAAAAGCCCTATGAATGCCTCcagtgtggaaaagcctttagtaTGAGCACACAACTTACAATACACCAAAGGGTGCACACCGGGGAGAGGCCCTACAAATGTAacgaatgtgggaaagccttcagccAAAACTCCACTCTTTTCCAACACCAGATAATTCATGCAGGTGTGAAGCCCTATGAGTGtagtgaatgtggaaaagccttcagtCGGAGCTCATATCTTATTGAACACCAGCGTATACACACTAGAGCTCAGTGGTATTACGAATATGGGAATACTCTGGAAGGTTCCAACTTTGTGAACCGGAAAAAAGTTAATACTGTAAAGAAACTGCATCAATGTGatgactgtgagaaaatattcagGTGGCGCTCACATCTAATtatacatcagagaattcacaccgGAGAGAAGCCTTATAAATGTAATGACTGTGGCAAAGCTTTTAATCGGAGCTCAAGGCTTACTCAGCATCAGAAAATCCACATGGGATAG
- the ZNF7 gene encoding zinc finger protein 7 isoform X2, translated as MGWRQNGAGTQGSLGCWCVSFQEVVTFGDVAVHFSREEWQCLDPGQRALYREVMLENHSSVAGLGFLVFKPELISRLEQGQEPWVLDLQGMEGTEAPRTSQTDYIIRTGSEQVYEDMDILKSESPRKMVRIPPQDFTQSPGLGDISDVEFWSESHLSSPGVRVMDSVFQKNCLNEQTVAHKTLTKDSVQGHKELGGSGLDCQSEKTQRESTEGTLQRCEVCGKDFKSTSDITLHWEINTQKKPNRCHECQKNLPDCLNPSNCHGEKPYECLECGKVFRLCSQLNQHQRIHTGEKPFKCIECGKAFRLSSKLIQHQRIHTGEKPYRCEECGKAFGQSSSLIHHQRIHTGERPYGCRECGKAFSQQSQLVRHQRTHTGERPYSCKECGKAFSQSSTLVQHQRMHAGEKSQIPRVSDSSSLVAHQRIHAVEKPFKCDECGKAFRWISRLSQHQLIHTGEKPYKCNKCTKAFGCSSRLIRHQRTHTGEKPFKCDECGKGFVQGSHLIQHQRIHTGEKPYVCNDCGKAFSQSSSLIYHQRIHKGEKPYECLQCGKAFSMSTQLTIHQRVHTGERPYKCNECGKAFSQNSTLFQHQIIHAGVKPYECSECGKAFSRSSYLIEHQRIHTRAQWYYEYGNTLEGSNFVNRKKVNTVKKLHQCDDCEKIFRWRSHLIIHQRIHTGEKPYKCNDCGKAFNRSSRLTQHQKIHMG; from the exons ATGGGGTGGCGACAGAATGGGGCTGGCACCCAGGGATCCCTGGGGTGCTGGTGTGTGTCCTTTCAGGAGGTGGTGACGTTTGGCGATGTGGCTGTGCACTTCTCTCGGGAGGAGTGGCAGTGTCTGGACCCTGGCCAGAGGGCCCTCTACAGGGAGGTGATGCTGGAGAACCACAGCAGTGTGGCTGGACTAG GATTCCTGGTCTTCAAGCCTGAGCTGATCTCCCGGCTGGAGCAGGGACAGGAGCCATGGGTCCTCGACCTGCAGGGAATGGAGGGGACAGAGGCACCAAGGACCTCTCAGACAG ATTATATAATTAGGACTGGCAGTGAACAGGTCTATGAGGACATGGACATTCTAAAATCAGAATCCCCGAGGAAGATGGTCAGAATCCCGCCCCAGGATTTTACTCAGAGTCCTGGCCTTGGAGACATTTCTGATGTTGAGTTCTGGTCAGAGAGTCATCTGAGCAGTCCTGGGGTAAGAGTGATGGACTCTGTCTTCCAGAAAAACTGTTTGAATGAGCAGACAGTGGCTCACAAGACCCTAACCAAGGACAGTGTCCAAGGACATAAGGAGCTGGGGGGCAGTGGCCTGGATTGCCAGTCTGAAAAAACTCAGAGAGAGAGTACAGAAGGGACTCTCCAGAGATGTGAGGTTTGTGGCAAAGATTTCAAGTCCACTTCAGACATCACTCTGCATTGGGAAATTAATACCCAAAAGAAACCTAACAGATGTCATGAATGCCAAAAAAATTTACCTGACTGCTTGAATCCAAGTAACTGCCATGGGGAAAAGCCATATGAATGTCTGGAGTGTGGGAAAGTTTTCAGGCTATGCTCACAGCTTAATCAGCAtcagagaatccacactggagagaagccattTAAATGCATTGAGTGTGGAAAAGCCTTCCGCCTGAGCTCAAAACTTATTCAGcatcaaagaattcatactggagagaagccataCAGATGTGAGGAGTGTGGGAAAGCTTTTGGTCAGAGCTCAAGCCTCATCCACCATCAgagaatccatacaggagagaggCCCTATGGTTGTCGAGAGtgtgggaaagctttcagtcAGCAGTCACAGCTGGTCAGACACCAgagaactcacactggagagagGCCTTACTCATGCAAGGAGTGTGGGAAGGCCTTCAGCCAGAGTTCAACTCTTGTTCAGCATCAGAGGATGCATGCTGGGGAGAAATCTCAAATCCCCCGAGTCTCCGATAGCTCAAGCCTTGTTGCACATCAGAGAATTCATGCTGTAGAGAAACCGTTTAAGTGTGATGAGTGTGGGAAAGCTTTTAGGTGGATCTCTCGTCTTAGTCAGCATCAGCTGATTCACACTGGGGAGAAACCTTATAAATGCAACAAGTGTACAAAAGCCTTTGGGTGTAGCTCACGGCTTATTCGCCATCAGAGaactcacactggagaaaaaccatTTAAATGTGATGAGTGTGGAAAAGGCTTTGTTCAGGGCTCACACCTTATTCAGCATCAgcgaatccatactggagagaagccttatGTATGTAATGactgtggaaaagcctttagccAGAGCTCCAGCCTTATTTACCATCAGAGAATTCATAAGGGAGAAAAGCCCTATGAATGCCTCcagtgtggaaaagcctttagtaTGAGCACACAACTTACAATACACCAAAGGGTGCACACCGGGGAGAGGCCCTACAAATGTAacgaatgtgggaaagccttcagccAAAACTCCACTCTTTTCCAACACCAGATAATTCATGCAGGTGTGAAGCCCTATGAGTGtagtgaatgtggaaaagccttcagtCGGAGCTCATATCTTATTGAACACCAGCGTATACACACTAGAGCTCAGTGGTATTACGAATATGGGAATACTCTGGAAGGTTCCAACTTTGTGAACCGGAAAAAAGTTAATACTGTAAAGAAACTGCATCAATGTGatgactgtgagaaaatattcagGTGGCGCTCACATCTAATtatacatcagagaattcacaccgGAGAGAAGCCTTATAAATGTAATGACTGTGGCAAAGCTTTTAATCGGAGCTCAAGGCTTACTCAGCATCAGAAAATCCACATGGGATAG
- the ZNF7 gene encoding zinc finger protein 7 isoform X1, translating to MGWRQNGAGTQGSLGCWCVSFQEVVTFGDVAVHFSREEWQCLDPGQRALYREVMLENHSSVAGLAGFLVFKPELISRLEQGQEPWVLDLQGMEGTEAPRTSQTDYIIRTGSEQVYEDMDILKSESPRKMVRIPPQDFTQSPGLGDISDVEFWSESHLSSPGVRVMDSVFQKNCLNEQTVAHKTLTKDSVQGHKELGGSGLDCQSEKTQRESTEGTLQRCEVCGKDFKSTSDITLHWEINTQKKPNRCHECQKNLPDCLNPSNCHGEKPYECLECGKVFRLCSQLNQHQRIHTGEKPFKCIECGKAFRLSSKLIQHQRIHTGEKPYRCEECGKAFGQSSSLIHHQRIHTGERPYGCRECGKAFSQQSQLVRHQRTHTGERPYSCKECGKAFSQSSTLVQHQRMHAGEKSQIPRVSDSSSLVAHQRIHAVEKPFKCDECGKAFRWISRLSQHQLIHTGEKPYKCNKCTKAFGCSSRLIRHQRTHTGEKPFKCDECGKGFVQGSHLIQHQRIHTGEKPYVCNDCGKAFSQSSSLIYHQRIHKGEKPYECLQCGKAFSMSTQLTIHQRVHTGERPYKCNECGKAFSQNSTLFQHQIIHAGVKPYECSECGKAFSRSSYLIEHQRIHTRAQWYYEYGNTLEGSNFVNRKKVNTVKKLHQCDDCEKIFRWRSHLIIHQRIHTGEKPYKCNDCGKAFNRSSRLTQHQKIHMG from the exons ATGGGGTGGCGACAGAATGGGGCTGGCACCCAGGGATCCCTGGGGTGCTGGTGTGTGTCCTTTCAGGAGGTGGTGACGTTTGGCGATGTGGCTGTGCACTTCTCTCGGGAGGAGTGGCAGTGTCTGGACCCTGGCCAGAGGGCCCTCTACAGGGAGGTGATGCTGGAGAACCACAGCAGTGTGGCTGGACTAG CAGGATTCCTGGTCTTCAAGCCTGAGCTGATCTCCCGGCTGGAGCAGGGACAGGAGCCATGGGTCCTCGACCTGCAGGGAATGGAGGGGACAGAGGCACCAAGGACCTCTCAGACAG ATTATATAATTAGGACTGGCAGTGAACAGGTCTATGAGGACATGGACATTCTAAAATCAGAATCCCCGAGGAAGATGGTCAGAATCCCGCCCCAGGATTTTACTCAGAGTCCTGGCCTTGGAGACATTTCTGATGTTGAGTTCTGGTCAGAGAGTCATCTGAGCAGTCCTGGGGTAAGAGTGATGGACTCTGTCTTCCAGAAAAACTGTTTGAATGAGCAGACAGTGGCTCACAAGACCCTAACCAAGGACAGTGTCCAAGGACATAAGGAGCTGGGGGGCAGTGGCCTGGATTGCCAGTCTGAAAAAACTCAGAGAGAGAGTACAGAAGGGACTCTCCAGAGATGTGAGGTTTGTGGCAAAGATTTCAAGTCCACTTCAGACATCACTCTGCATTGGGAAATTAATACCCAAAAGAAACCTAACAGATGTCATGAATGCCAAAAAAATTTACCTGACTGCTTGAATCCAAGTAACTGCCATGGGGAAAAGCCATATGAATGTCTGGAGTGTGGGAAAGTTTTCAGGCTATGCTCACAGCTTAATCAGCAtcagagaatccacactggagagaagccattTAAATGCATTGAGTGTGGAAAAGCCTTCCGCCTGAGCTCAAAACTTATTCAGcatcaaagaattcatactggagagaagccataCAGATGTGAGGAGTGTGGGAAAGCTTTTGGTCAGAGCTCAAGCCTCATCCACCATCAgagaatccatacaggagagaggCCCTATGGTTGTCGAGAGtgtgggaaagctttcagtcAGCAGTCACAGCTGGTCAGACACCAgagaactcacactggagagagGCCTTACTCATGCAAGGAGTGTGGGAAGGCCTTCAGCCAGAGTTCAACTCTTGTTCAGCATCAGAGGATGCATGCTGGGGAGAAATCTCAAATCCCCCGAGTCTCCGATAGCTCAAGCCTTGTTGCACATCAGAGAATTCATGCTGTAGAGAAACCGTTTAAGTGTGATGAGTGTGGGAAAGCTTTTAGGTGGATCTCTCGTCTTAGTCAGCATCAGCTGATTCACACTGGGGAGAAACCTTATAAATGCAACAAGTGTACAAAAGCCTTTGGGTGTAGCTCACGGCTTATTCGCCATCAGAGaactcacactggagaaaaaccatTTAAATGTGATGAGTGTGGAAAAGGCTTTGTTCAGGGCTCACACCTTATTCAGCATCAgcgaatccatactggagagaagccttatGTATGTAATGactgtggaaaagcctttagccAGAGCTCCAGCCTTATTTACCATCAGAGAATTCATAAGGGAGAAAAGCCCTATGAATGCCTCcagtgtggaaaagcctttagtaTGAGCACACAACTTACAATACACCAAAGGGTGCACACCGGGGAGAGGCCCTACAAATGTAacgaatgtgggaaagccttcagccAAAACTCCACTCTTTTCCAACACCAGATAATTCATGCAGGTGTGAAGCCCTATGAGTGtagtgaatgtggaaaagccttcagtCGGAGCTCATATCTTATTGAACACCAGCGTATACACACTAGAGCTCAGTGGTATTACGAATATGGGAATACTCTGGAAGGTTCCAACTTTGTGAACCGGAAAAAAGTTAATACTGTAAAGAAACTGCATCAATGTGatgactgtgagaaaatattcagGTGGCGCTCACATCTAATtatacatcagagaattcacaccgGAGAGAAGCCTTATAAATGTAATGACTGTGGCAAAGCTTTTAATCGGAGCTCAAGGCTTACTCAGCATCAGAAAATCCACATGGGATAG